One window from the genome of Labeo rohita strain BAU-BD-2019 chromosome 10, IGBB_LRoh.1.0, whole genome shotgun sequence encodes:
- the zgc:172339 gene encoding endonuclease domain-containing 1 protein, whose amino-acid sequence MDHRTVLLVFLCFLVTVRSEVQKDFSPECREFMYMGTAPRGLENRSLKKICQRYNGKPRYVTLYDVVDHIPVYSAYTFKRSDGFKKVDVPWMFEPQLSTSSESGEMQPFPPSDFHDSFSDAQAVLEDYSNIVNFERGHLNPDEHQAHPDDKAATYTLTNVVPQVREFNVGYWKQHEHIIRRRLNNYCRGKAYIVTGVTTSGRMIRRHNIDRVAVPTYLWSAYCCVDYDHNAPFDERSKFPAFAAYGLNEKEGAEVIEMSIKQLEDFLKKNTFVDKRFQIFFGNCEPNDSIMAVKT is encoded by the exons ATGGATCACCGAACTGTTTTGCTGGTGTTTCTCTGCTTTCTGGTCACTGTGCGCTCAGAAGTGCAGAAAGATTTTTCACCCGAATGCCGTGAATTTATGTACATGGGCACCGCCCCACGGGGTCTGGAGAACCGCTCACTCAAAAAGATCTGTCAGCGTTATAACGGCAAGCCTCGGTATGTCACTCTGTATGATGTCGTGGATCACATCCCGGTGTATTCCGCCTACACTTTCAAACGCTCCGATGGCTTCAAGAAGGTTGATGTTCCTTGGATGTTCGAGCCTCAG CTCTCCACATCATCAGAATCTGGTGAGATGCAGCCATTTCCTCCCAGCGATTTCCACGACAGTTTTTCAGACGCCCAGGCCGTCTTGGAAGACTACTCAAACATTGTCAATTTCGAACGAGGCCATTTGAACCCCGACGAGCACCAGGCTCACCCCGACGACAAGGCAGCCACTTACACCCTCACCAATGTGGTCCCACAGGTCCGCGAATTCAACGTGGGCTACTGGAAACAACACGAGCACATCATCCGCCGTCGACTCAACAACTACTGCCGCGGTAAGGCGTACATAGTCACCGGAGTCACCACATCTGGTAGGATGATCCGTAGACACAACATCGACCGAGTGGCCGTTCCTACCTACCTGTGGTCAGCATACTGCTGCGTAGATTACGATCACAATGCCCCGTTCGATGAGCGATCCAAATTCCCGGCCTTCGCAGCCTATGGGCTCAACGAGAAAGAAGGAGCGGAGGTCATCGAGATGTCTATAAAGCAGCTGGAagattttttgaagaagaaCACCTTTGTGGACAAGAGGTTTCAGATTTTCTTTGGAAACTGTGAGCCTAATGATTCCATAATGGCAGTCAAGACTTAG
- the LOC127171603 gene encoding endonuclease domain-containing 1 protein, whose amino-acid sequence MRPFAILLALASTIWLSEHWGTATVVEDFNHVERCKESLYMGTPPRGFKDSRLKKICQRYADKPRYVTLYDSKNRIPVYSAYTFKKTEGDRRVDYPWMYEPQLAELDGNGNMMPFPTGYLHMKFEDSQAVLDDYSDVVLYERGHLNPDQHQSDPQDRAATYTLTNVVPEIREFNIGPWREHEERIRVRLNNFCRGRAYIVTGVTTTGNMIRRNNQDRVGIPEDVWSAYCCTEYDRNAPHNIRIRFPTQAALAKNAKEGNRVQELTVQDLERYLTNKMAVDKNFQLFYDNCNSPSPLPPYLNYVK is encoded by the exons ATGCGTCCCTTCGCCATCCTTCTGGCCCTTGCCAGCACAATATGGCTTTCTGAACACTGGGGAACTGCAACCGTGGTTGAAGACTTCAACCATGTGGAGAGATGCAAGGAGTCGCTGTATATGGGCACCCCTCCTCGAGGCTTCAAAGACAGCAGGCTCAAGAAGATCTGCCAGCGCTACGCTGACAAACCCAGATACGTGACTCTGTATGACTCCAAAAACCGTATCCCAGTTTACTCTGCGTACACCTTCAAGAAAACAGAGGGTGATCGGCGTGTGGACTATCCCTGGATGTATGAACCTCAG CTTGCAGAGCTCGATGGGAATGGGAACATGATGCCGTTCCCCACCGGATACTTACACATGAAGTTTGAGGACAGCCAGGCCGTTTTGGATGACTACTCCGATGTAGTTTTGTACGAAAGAGGCCATCTGAATCCAGACCAGCACCAGTCAGACCCCCAGGACCGAGCGGCCACCTACACGCTCACCAATGTCGTGCCAGAAATTCGTGAGTTTAACATTGGACCATGGCGTGAACACGAAGAGCGCATTCGCGTGCGCCTCAACAACTTCTGCCGGGGCAGAGCCTACATTGTGACTGGGGTTACCACTACTGGAAACATGATCAGACGCAACAACCAGGACCGTGTTGGCATCCCTGAAGATGTGTGGTCTGCCTACTGCTGCACCGAATATGACCGAAACGCACCACACAACATACGTATCCGCTTTCCGACCCAAGCAGCCCTTGCCAAGAACGCAAAGGAGGGGAACAGAGTCCAAGAGCTCACCGTGCAGGATCTGGAGAGATACCTGACCAACAAAATGGCCGTGGACAAGAACTTCCAGCTGTTCTATGATAACTGCAACTCACCTTCACCTCTTCCTCCCTACCTTAATTATGTCAAATGA
- the epob gene encoding erythropoietin b isoform X1 — MQTFSGLVSVLMVFVWLGGNQVSTLRPICDLRVLDHFVREARDSEVIMRGCRGGCGVMKSYFVPLTSVDFAVWEHIDVHGQAMEVQTGLSLLDQALNNAMKSVSNSPLASALDNNISNIHSLGQILHSLDLQQARSTVLPDDSAPASAQTQEVSSLPELLQVQSSFLRGKVRLLLSAAPACQRQNS, encoded by the exons ATGCAAACGTTTTCAG GTCTGGTGTCAGTTTTGATGGTGTTTGTGTGGCTGGGTGGAAACCAGGTCTCAACCCTCCGACCGATCTGTGACCTGAGGGTTCTGGACCACTTTGTACGAGAAGCTCGAGATTCTGAAGTCATCATG CGAGGCTGCAGAGGAGGCTGTGGAGTGATGAAATCCTACTTTGTTCCTCTGACTAGTGTTGACTTTGCTGTTTGGGAACATATAGAT GTTCATGGACAGGCCATGGAGGTCCAGACTGGTCTGTCTCTTCTGGATCAGGCCCTAAATAATGCGATGAAATCAGTGAGCAACTCTCCTCTGGCCAGTGCACTGGATAACAACATCAGTAACATTCACAGCCTCGGCCAGATCCTGCACAGTCTTGACTTACAG CAGGCCAGGTCCACAGTTCTTCCAGATGATTCAGCTCCTGCCAGCGCACAGACACAGGAGGTCTCCTCTCTCCCAGAACTTCTGCAGGTGCAGAGCAGTTTCCTGCGAGGGAAAGTCAGACTCCTGCTTTCAGCTGCACCAGCCTGCCAACGGCAAAACAGCTGA
- the epob gene encoding erythropoietin b isoform X2, whose product MQTFSGLVSVLMVFVWLGGNQVSTLRPICDLRVLDHFVREARDSEVIMRGCRGGCGVMKSYFVPLTSVDFAVWEHIDVHGQAMEVQTGLSLLDQALNNAMKSVSNSPLASALDNNISNIHSLGQILHSLDLQARSTVLPDDSAPASAQTQEVSSLPELLQVQSSFLRGKVRLLLSAAPACQRQNS is encoded by the exons ATGCAAACGTTTTCAG GTCTGGTGTCAGTTTTGATGGTGTTTGTGTGGCTGGGTGGAAACCAGGTCTCAACCCTCCGACCGATCTGTGACCTGAGGGTTCTGGACCACTTTGTACGAGAAGCTCGAGATTCTGAAGTCATCATG CGAGGCTGCAGAGGAGGCTGTGGAGTGATGAAATCCTACTTTGTTCCTCTGACTAGTGTTGACTTTGCTGTTTGGGAACATATAGAT GTTCATGGACAGGCCATGGAGGTCCAGACTGGTCTGTCTCTTCTGGATCAGGCCCTAAATAATGCGATGAAATCAGTGAGCAACTCTCCTCTGGCCAGTGCACTGGATAACAACATCAGTAACATTCACAGCCTCGGCCAGATCCTGCACAGTCTTGACTTACAG GCCAGGTCCACAGTTCTTCCAGATGATTCAGCTCCTGCCAGCGCACAGACACAGGAGGTCTCCTCTCTCCCAGAACTTCTGCAGGTGCAGAGCAGTTTCCTGCGAGGGAAAGTCAGACTCCTGCTTTCAGCTGCACCAGCCTGCCAACGGCAAAACAGCTGA